A section of the Streptomyces sp. CG1 genome encodes:
- a CDS encoding DNA polymerase III subunit alpha: protein MPGFVHLHTVSGFSLRYGASHPERLAERASERGMDALALTDRDTVAGTVRFAKACAKAGVRPLLGADLAVEGPSRVRADDPVRRERRGTPVRGGAFTDESTPRVTFLARDGARGWADLCRLVTAAHTATDAPRLTWPDNHADGLTVLLGPDSDVGRALAAGRPDRAAKLLVPWREVYGDALRLEAVWHQRKGTGPGSLRLAARTVGFAAEQGVRPVLSNAVRYADPGAGPVADVLDAARRLVPIDPAKELDSGEAWLKGADDMLRVAERVVEAAGYRRDVAYRLLEQTRATADGCLVDPEDDLGIGTVHFPEAYLVGAGRRTAQRVLASRAAAGMVLRGYDDRRDYWARMHEELDVIAYYGYASYFLTVAQVVDDVRKMGIRVAARGSGAGSLVNHLLGIAHADPVEHGLLMERFLSKRRLALPDIDIDVESARRLEVYRAIIDRFGTERVATVAMPETYRVRHAIRDVGAALSMDPAEIDRVAKSFPHIRARDARAALEELPELRKLAGEKEKFGRLWELVEALDALPRGVAMHPCGVLLSDASLLERTPVMPTSGEGFPMSQFDKEDVEDLGLLKLDVLGVRMQSAMAHAVAEAERATGERVDLDAVPPGDAETYELIRSAETLGCFQIESPGQRDLVGRLQPSTFHDLVVDISLFRPGPVAADMVRPFIEARHGRAPVRYPHPDLERPLKETYGVVVFHEQIIHIVDIMTGCGRAEADAVRRGLSDPESQGRIRVWFAQRAAMNGYDAETIQRTWEIVEAFGSYGFCKAHAVAFAVPTYQSAWLKAHYPAAFYAGLLTHDPGMYPKRLLLADARRRGVPILPLDVNVSGVAHRIELVSESGVWGLRLALCDVHGISEAEARRIAGGQPYSSLVDFWERGRPSRPLAQRLTQVGALDAFGANRRDLQLHLAELHRGARGGGGGQLPLAGGRKTAPAGLPDLTSAERLSAELGVLSMDASRNLMDDHREFLKELGVVSARRLREARHGETVLVAGAKAATQTPPIRSGKRVIFSTLDDGTGLVDLAFFDDSHDACAHTVFHSWLLLVRGVVQRRGPRSLSVVGSAAWNLAELVELRAAGGLDEVAARLAEPVTEGADGDPTGGRRIQLPTGYEMHPWADLRPAGQEAAQGPSAMKKLWHQSPGSAG from the coding sequence GTGCCGGGCTTCGTGCATCTGCACACCGTCTCCGGGTTCTCCCTGAGGTATGGGGCATCCCATCCGGAGCGGCTGGCCGAGCGTGCCTCGGAGCGGGGGATGGATGCTCTCGCCCTCACTGATCGCGACACCGTCGCGGGGACGGTGCGCTTCGCCAAGGCCTGTGCGAAGGCCGGCGTCCGTCCGCTGCTCGGTGCCGATCTGGCGGTGGAGGGGCCCTCGCGGGTGCGTGCGGATGATCCGGTACGCCGGGAGCGGCGTGGCACTCCGGTGCGCGGTGGTGCTTTCACCGATGAGTCGACGCCCCGCGTGACCTTTCTCGCCCGGGACGGCGCCCGGGGCTGGGCCGACCTGTGCCGCCTGGTCACCGCCGCCCATACGGCCACGGACGCCCCCCGGCTGACCTGGCCCGACAACCACGCCGACGGCCTGACCGTGCTGCTCGGTCCCGACTCCGACGTCGGCCGCGCCCTCGCCGCGGGGCGCCCCGACCGGGCCGCGAAGCTCCTCGTCCCCTGGCGCGAGGTCTACGGCGATGCGCTGAGGCTGGAGGCCGTCTGGCATCAGCGCAAGGGCACCGGCCCCGGCTCCCTGCGCCTGGCCGCCCGCACCGTCGGCTTCGCCGCCGAGCAGGGGGTGCGGCCTGTGCTCAGCAATGCCGTCCGGTATGCCGACCCCGGGGCGGGTCCTGTCGCCGATGTACTGGATGCCGCCCGGCGGCTGGTGCCCATCGACCCGGCCAAGGAACTGGACTCGGGCGAGGCCTGGCTCAAGGGTGCGGACGACATGCTGCGGGTCGCCGAGCGGGTCGTGGAGGCGGCCGGCTACCGGCGGGACGTCGCGTACCGGCTGCTGGAGCAGACCCGGGCGACCGCCGACGGGTGCCTGGTCGATCCCGAGGACGATCTCGGCATCGGCACGGTTCATTTTCCCGAAGCGTATCTCGTGGGTGCCGGGCGGCGTACCGCGCAGCGCGTCCTCGCCTCGCGGGCGGCGGCGGGCATGGTGCTGCGCGGCTATGACGACCGCCGCGACTACTGGGCACGGATGCATGAAGAGCTGGACGTCATTGCCTATTACGGCTATGCCTCCTACTTCCTGACGGTGGCTCAAGTCGTCGATGACGTAAGGAAGATGGGGATTCGGGTGGCTGCCCGGGGGTCCGGGGCCGGGTCGCTGGTCAATCATCTTCTGGGGATCGCGCATGCCGATCCGGTCGAGCACGGGCTGCTGATGGAGCGCTTCCTGTCCAAGCGCCGTCTCGCCCTGCCCGATATCGACATCGATGTGGAGTCCGCGCGCCGGCTGGAGGTCTACCGCGCGATCATCGACCGGTTCGGCACCGAGCGGGTCGCGACGGTCGCGATGCCGGAGACCTATCGGGTGCGGCATGCCATCCGGGACGTGGGTGCCGCTCTGTCCATGGATCCGGCCGAGATCGACCGGGTTGCCAAGTCCTTTCCGCACATCCGGGCCCGGGATGCGCGGGCCGCGCTGGAGGAACTGCCCGAGCTGCGGAAACTGGCGGGGGAGAAGGAGAAGTTCGGGCGGTTGTGGGAGCTGGTCGAGGCGCTGGACGCCTTGCCGCGCGGGGTCGCCATGCATCCGTGCGGGGTGCTGTTGTCCGATGCCTCGCTGCTCGAGCGTACGCCGGTGATGCCGACCAGCGGCGAGGGCTTTCCCATGTCGCAGTTCGACAAGGAGGACGTGGAGGACCTCGGGCTGCTCAAGCTCGATGTGCTGGGCGTGCGGATGCAGTCGGCGATGGCGCATGCGGTCGCCGAGGCGGAGCGGGCGACGGGGGAGCGGGTCGATCTGGACGCGGTGCCGCCGGGGGACGCGGAGACCTATGAGCTGATCCGGTCCGCCGAGACGCTGGGGTGCTTCCAGATCGAGTCGCCGGGGCAGCGGGATCTGGTGGGGCGGCTGCAGCCGAGTACGTTTCACGATCTGGTCGTCGATATCTCGCTGTTCCGGCCCGGGCCCGTCGCCGCCGACATGGTGCGGCCGTTCATCGAGGCCCGGCACGGGCGGGCGCCGGTGCGTTATCCGCATCCGGATCTGGAGCGTCCGCTGAAGGAGACGTACGGCGTCGTCGTCTTTCATGAGCAGATCATTCACATCGTCGACATCATGACCGGCTGCGGGCGGGCCGAGGCGGACGCGGTACGGCGCGGGCTGTCCGATCCCGAGTCGCAGGGGCGGATCCGGGTCTGGTTCGCTCAGCGTGCCGCGATGAACGGATATGACGCGGAAACGATTCAGCGGACCTGGGAGATCGTCGAGGCCTTCGGGTCGTACGGGTTCTGCAAGGCGCACGCCGTCGCCTTCGCCGTGCCGACGTATCAGTCGGCCTGGCTGAAGGCCCATTACCCGGCCGCTTTCTACGCCGGGCTGCTCACGCACGATCCGGGGATGTATCCGAAGCGGCTGTTGCTGGCCGACGCGCGGCGGCGCGGGGTGCCGATCCTGCCGTTGGACGTGAATGTGTCCGGTGTCGCTCATCGGATCGAACTGGTGTCTGAATCTGGGGTGTGGGGGCTGCGGCTGGCTCTCTGCGATGTGCACGGCATCAGTGAGGCCGAGGCGCGGCGGATCGCGGGCGGGCAGCCGTACTCCTCGCTGGTGGACTTCTGGGAGCGGGGGCGGCCCAGCCGTCCGCTGGCCCAAAGGCTCACCCAGGTGGGGGCGTTGGACGCGTTCGGTGCCAATCGGCGGGATCTGCAGCTGCATCTGGCCGAGCTGCACCGGGGGGCTCGGGGTGGGGGCGGCGGTCAACTCCCCTTGGCCGGCGGGCGGAAGACCGCTCCGGCCGGGCTGCCCGACCTCACCTCGGCGGAGCGGCTCAGCGCCGAGCTGGGTGTGCTGTCCATGGACGCCTCGCGCAATCTGATGGACGACCACCGGGAGTTCCTCAAGGAGCTGGGCGTGGTCTCCGCGCGCCGGCTGCGCGAGGCGCGGCACGGCGAGACCGTGCTGGTCGCGGGCGCCAAGGCGGCCACCCAGACCCCGCCGATCCGCTCCGGCAAGCGGGTCATCTTCTCCACGCTGGACGACGGCACGGGGCTGGTCGACCTGGCGTTCTTCGACGACTCGCACGATGCCTGCGCCCACACCGTCTTCCACTCGTGGCTGCTGCTGGTGCGGGGAGTGGTGCAGCGGCGCGGTCCGCGCAGTCTGAGCGTGGTGGGTTCCGCCGCCTGGAATCTCGCCGAGCTCGTCGAACTGCGGGCCGCGGGCGGACTGGACGAGGTGGCGGCGCGGCTCGCGGAGCCGGTGACCGAGGGTGCGGACGGTGATCCGACCGGTGGGCGGCGGATCCAGCTGCCGACCGGATACGAGATGCATCCGTGGGCCGATCTGCGGCCCGCGGGCCAGGAGGCCGCGCAAGGGCCTTCGGCGATGAAGAAGTTGTGGCACCAGAGTCCGGGGAGTGCGGGATGA
- a CDS encoding cupin domain-containing protein, with protein sequence MPIVRSSEATTHEIHGARFVSYATPLTGSKELCAWRGEIPAGTKAPAHTVSREEVFHLLVGELLITLDGRTDRIGAGDTVIINPGATLAVENPTDHTALSWVTTSIGLEAELADGTRVTPPWAN encoded by the coding sequence ATGCCCATCGTCCGCTCGTCCGAGGCCACCACCCATGAGATCCACGGCGCCCGCTTCGTCTCGTACGCCACCCCGCTCACCGGGAGCAAGGAGCTGTGTGCCTGGCGCGGGGAGATCCCGGCGGGGACCAAGGCGCCGGCCCACACCGTCAGCCGCGAGGAGGTCTTCCATCTGCTCGTGGGCGAACTGCTGATCACCCTCGACGGCCGGACCGACCGCATCGGCGCGGGCGACACGGTGATCATCAACCCCGGCGCGACCCTGGCCGTCGAGAACCCCACCGATCACACCGCGCTCTCCTGGGTCACCACCTCCATCGGCCTGGAGGCGGAGCTGGCGGACGGCACCCGCGTCACCCCGCCCTGGGCCAACTGA
- a CDS encoding MarR family winged helix-turn-helix transcriptional regulator gives MQNSEAMALSAALLAVAGDLTQRINEGVVARGFTDVRPAHGFAFARLAPDGATVTDVAAHLGVTKQAASQLVDEIVRKGYAERRPHPQDARARLIVLTGRGWACTRAAEEAAAEVVGAWAGLLGEGEVRVLGERLARIAPHGPIRPAW, from the coding sequence GTGCAGAACTCCGAAGCCATGGCCCTGTCCGCCGCCCTGCTCGCCGTCGCCGGTGACCTCACGCAACGCATCAACGAGGGGGTCGTCGCGCGCGGGTTCACCGATGTGCGGCCCGCCCATGGCTTCGCCTTCGCCCGGCTCGCCCCGGATGGGGCCACGGTCACCGATGTCGCCGCGCACCTCGGGGTGACCAAGCAGGCGGCGAGTCAGCTGGTGGACGAGATCGTTCGCAAGGGGTACGCCGAGCGCCGGCCGCATCCGCAGGACGCGCGGGCCCGGCTGATCGTGCTGACCGGGCGCGGCTGGGCCTGTACCCGGGCGGCGGAGGAGGCGGCGGCCGAGGTGGTGGGGGCGTGGGCCGGGCTGTTGGGTGAGGGTGAAGTGCGGGTGCTGGGGGAGCGGTTGGCGCGGATTGCGCCCCATGGTCCGATCAGGCCGGCTTGGTGA
- a CDS encoding esterase/lipase family protein, with amino-acid sequence MLPWKRVLRPLAAVLLTAAVATVPAAAAHAADNAPSSGWNDFSCKPSADHPRPVVLVHGTLGNSVDNWLSLAPYLKDRGYCVYSLDYGQLTGVPVFYGLGTIDKSAEQLSAFVDKVLAATGAAKADLVGHSQGGMMPRYYLKFLGGAGKVNALVGLAPDNHGATLSGLTNLLPYFPGATDLIKATTPGLADQIPGSDFLAKLNAGGDTVPGVHYTVIATKYDEVATPWQSQYLSGSDVHNVLLQDLCPLDLSEHVAIGLFDRIAFHEVANALDPADATATTCASAFS; translated from the coding sequence ATGCTGCCCTGGAAGCGAGTGCTCAGACCCCTTGCCGCGGTGCTCCTCACCGCCGCGGTCGCCACCGTTCCCGCCGCCGCGGCGCATGCCGCGGACAACGCTCCCAGTAGTGGTTGGAACGACTTCTCGTGCAAGCCCTCCGCCGACCACCCCCGCCCGGTCGTCCTGGTGCACGGCACCCTGGGCAACTCGGTCGACAACTGGCTGTCCCTCGCCCCCTATCTGAAGGACCGCGGATACTGCGTCTACTCCCTCGACTACGGCCAACTGACCGGCGTTCCCGTCTTCTACGGCCTCGGTACCATCGACAAGTCGGCAGAGCAGCTGTCGGCCTTCGTGGACAAGGTGCTCGCCGCGACCGGAGCCGCCAAGGCCGACCTGGTCGGGCACTCCCAGGGCGGCATGATGCCCCGCTACTACCTGAAGTTCCTCGGCGGAGCAGGCAAGGTGAACGCCCTCGTCGGCCTCGCGCCCGACAACCACGGCGCCACCCTGAGCGGCCTCACCAACCTGCTGCCGTACTTCCCCGGCGCCACGGACCTGATCAAGGCCACCACCCCCGGCCTCGCCGACCAGATCCCCGGCTCCGACTTCCTCGCCAAGCTCAATGCGGGCGGCGACACCGTCCCCGGAGTGCACTACACGGTCATCGCCACCAAGTACGACGAGGTGGCCACACCTTGGCAGAGCCAGTACCTGAGCGGCTCCGACGTCCACAACGTCCTGCTGCAGGACCTGTGCCCGCTCGACCTCTCCGAGCACGTCGCGATCGGCCTGTTCGACCGCATCGCCTTCCATGAGGTGGCCAATGCGCTCGACCCGGCCGACGCCACCGCCACCACCTGCGCGTCGGCCTTCAGCTGA
- a CDS encoding S1 family peptidase, which translates to MKHRRIPRRRVALAGAGIAALVAAGVTLQNANASEPAKSAPEVKVLSAPAAGNLASALLKNLGSGAAGSYYDAQAKSLVVNVLDQGAVKTVEAAGAKARLVANSLAALDGARTTLKKDATIPGTSWATDPVSNKVVVTADKTVSGAAWTKLSKVVDELGGKAELQRSKGEFKPFIAGGDAISGSGGRCSLGFNVVKGGQPYFLTAGHCTADISTWSDSSGKEIGQNAESHFPGTDFGLVKYTAGVDHPSEVDLYDGSTQKITGAAEATVGMKVTRSGSTTHVHDGTVTGLNATVNYQEGSVSGLIQTNVCAEPGDSGGSLFSGSNAIGLTSGGSGDCTSGGETFFQPVTAALSATGAQIG; encoded by the coding sequence TTGAAGCACCGACGCATACCCAGGCGGCGGGTCGCCCTGGCCGGTGCGGGAATCGCCGCACTGGTCGCAGCGGGTGTCACCTTGCAGAATGCGAACGCCAGTGAGCCGGCGAAGTCCGCTCCGGAGGTGAAGGTTCTGTCCGCCCCGGCGGCTGGAAACCTCGCCTCCGCGCTGCTGAAGAACCTCGGCTCCGGCGCCGCCGGCAGCTACTACGACGCCCAGGCCAAGAGCCTTGTCGTCAACGTGCTCGACCAGGGTGCCGTGAAAACCGTCGAGGCGGCCGGGGCCAAGGCGAGACTCGTCGCCAACTCGCTCGCCGCGCTCGACGGCGCGCGGACGACGCTGAAGAAGGACGCGACCATTCCGGGGACGTCGTGGGCGACGGACCCGGTCAGCAACAAGGTCGTCGTCACCGCCGACAAGACGGTGTCGGGCGCGGCGTGGACCAAGCTGAGCAAGGTGGTCGACGAGCTCGGCGGCAAGGCCGAACTGCAGCGGTCGAAGGGGGAGTTCAAGCCCTTCATCGCCGGTGGCGACGCGATCAGCGGTTCCGGTGGGCGTTGCTCGCTCGGCTTCAACGTGGTCAAGGGCGGGCAGCCGTACTTCCTGACCGCCGGGCACTGCACCGCGGACATCTCCACCTGGTCGGACTCCAGCGGCAAGGAGATCGGGCAGAACGCGGAGTCGCACTTCCCGGGGACCGACTTCGGGCTCGTGAAGTACACGGCGGGCGTGGACCACCCGAGCGAGGTCGACCTGTACGACGGGTCCACGCAGAAGATCACCGGGGCCGCCGAGGCGACGGTCGGGATGAAGGTGACGCGCAGTGGGTCGACGACCCATGTGCACGACGGTACGGTCACCGGGCTGAATGCCACGGTGAACTACCAGGAGGGATCCGTCAGCGGTCTCATCCAGACCAATGTGTGCGCCGAGCCCGGTGACAGCGGTGGCTCGCTGTTCTCGGGGAGCAACGCGATCGGGCTGACCTCCGGCGGCAGTGGCGACTGCACCTCCGGCGGGGAGACGTTCTTCCAGCCGGTCACCGCCGCGCTGTCCGCCACCGGGGCGCAGATCGGCTGA